From Jiangella mangrovi:
AGGTCGACGACCAGCCAGGGCGCGGCGTCGCTCTCGGCCGAGAGCCAGCGGCTGGCGTCGGCGAACCCGCCGTCGACGGCCAGCGCGCCGCCGGTGTTCGCCCGCAGCTGCGACGAGACCGTCACGGGCCGGCCCAGGGCGACGTTGACGCCCGGCGGGACGGCGACCGCCTTGGTCTGGCCGAGCTCGCGCTCGGTGCCGTAGTGGCGGTACCGGGCGGTGACGCCCAGCGTGGCGGCGCCGGGGGTGGTGTCGTCGGCCGGCGCGGTGACCTGCCACGTCACGGTCGCGGTCGCGCCGGGGGCGAGCACGCCGCCGGCCGCCGAACCGGACGCCGGGGTGGCCGTCCAGCCGTCGGGCAGCTCGAGATCGATCGCCAGCCGGTTCAGCGGCGCCGCCGAGGTGCTGCGCACGGTGACGGACAGCGGCGTCGCGACGCCGCGCGGGTAGGACGCCGCCGCGGCGAGCGTGAGCGTCGCGCCGGGCCGGTCGCCCGGGCGCACCGGGAAGGCCTGGTTCGTGAACGCGACGTCGGTGTTGTGGTCCAGCCAGTGCGTCAGGTAAGTGCGGGCGGCCAGCAGCGCCACCCACTGCTCGCGGCCGGAGTAGGTGTCCTCCGACGCCGCGCCGTAGGTCCGGCCGTCGTCGAACCGGGCCTGCATGTCCAGCACCCGCTGAGCGTGCGCGGCGGCCCAGTCGGCGGCCGGCACGTCGCTGCCCGCGTCGAACCCGTAGGAGTCCGCGAGCGTGTCCAGCAGCAGGAAGTGCATCTGCCGCGACGTGCCCCAGTCGTTGCCCTGCGGGTAGTAGACGTCCGCGGTGGCCGCGCCGGCGGCGTCGCGCACGTAGATGGTGCCGCCGGGAGCAGCATTCGGCGGCGCGGCGAACACGTGGTCGGCCAGCGCCTCGTAGACGACGCCGGCGTTGTGCAGCGCCGCCCGCGGGGTGTCGCGGCCGGCCAGCGCGTACGCGAGCGGCGCGCCGACGCTGTTGGCGATGCTGGTGAAGTAGTCGGGGTGGATGCGGCTGTGGTTGACCAGCGTGCCGTCGGCGAAGATGTTCGAGCCGTTCAGCCAGTCGCTCAGCGGCTTCCCGTTGACCTCGGTGTCCTCGAGCTGGTCCCCCGGCCGCGAGTAGGCCGAGATCATCAGCTCCAGCGCCTTGTCCTGCCAGACCGCGACGTTCGGGTTCGCCGGCATCATCGCGACGGCCAGGTTGAGGAACGCCGCGTTCCAGGCGTTCTCCTCGGCCTTGCTGTCCCCGGGCGTGACGACGGTGCCGTCGGGGCGCTGGTAGTAGGGCACGGTGTAGTCGAGGAACACGTCGGCCTCGGCGCGCACCATGCGGGCCAGCCGCTCGCGGTCCGCGCCGGAGAGGTCGTCCCAGAGCAGCCAGCCGCCGAACGCGGCGTTGAACGCCCAGAGCGCGCTCTGCCACTCGGTGCCCCAGCCGCCGGCGGAGTTCGCCTCGTGCCGGTAGGCGATGGACGTGATGAGCCGGACCGCCACCTCGCGGGCCTGCTCTTCGGGCACGCCGGTGGCCGCGGCGTCGTAGGCGCCGGTCGCGAGGACGGTGGCCAGGCCCAGGGCGGCGCTGCCGGGCGGGCGGATGTGCCCCTCGCCGACGCCGCCCAGGTCCAGGTACTCACCGGTCTGGGCCCCGTAGCGGGCCGGGAACCAGGTCCGCAGGGTGTACTCGCTGGAGTTGAGCAGGATCGCGCGGGTGCGCTCGGCCTGCGCGTCGCCGGGCAGTCCGGCGTCGAACCGGTCCCAGTCGATCGGCGCGACGGCGTCGGCGGCGGGCGTCGCGGCGACGGCCGACGGAGCAGGTCCCGCAACGGCCGCCACCGGCAGGACAGCGGCGAGAACGAGGCCGGCGAGCCGGCGAAGTGGTGCGGACAACGGTGTCCTCCTGACGCGTGGGGGGTCGGGCGGGTCGCTGGCAGCCGGACGGGGTACGGCGTCCGGCCCCAGCCCCTAGAGGTCCGAGCGGAAGCGGTACTTGCCCGAGCCGACCTCGTAGACGGCGCATCCGTCTCGCTCCTCGACGAACCGGACGCCGTCGGCACGGTCGGCTGGACGCCTGCCTTCGGTGACGCTGCCGGCATCCGAGGTGGGGACGTGGACGGTCGCCGTCGCGTTGACAGGAATGGTGACCTCGAGCGCGAAGGTGCCGTCGGCGTGTTCCCACTCGGTTTCGATCTCGCCGCGGATCGACTCGTACGTCGTCTTGGCCTCGTCGACGCCCCCGGGGTAGGGGCGGACGACGAACCTCTCGTAACCCGGCCCGGACGGGTCCGGGGAGATGCCGGCGACGTGGCTGTAGAACCACTCGTCGACGGTTCCCAGCATGTAGTGGTTGTTGGAGCCGGGCCTGATGGGCCAGCGTGACGGAATCGTCGTCGCTCCGTTCTCGATCCAGTGGCCCCAGCTGGGCTCCGTGGTCTGGCCGGCGAGACGGTGCGCGATGTCATGGTGGCCGTGCTCGGACAGCACCGGCAGCAGGACGCTGGTGCCCAGGATTCCGGTGTTGAGATGCCAGCCGCGGGCCTCGATGTCGTCGACCAGGCTCTGGACCACCGACGCCTGATGTGCCTCGGGGACCAGGCCGAAGGCGATCGGCACGGCATTCGACGTCTGCTTGTACTCGAACCCCTCGAAGGTGTCGTAGTAGCCGTCGTCCTCGTCGAAATAGACGGCGTTGAAACGGTCCCGCACGTGGTCGGCCACGGTGGTGTAGTGCTCGGCGTCGGCGGTGTTGCCGAGAACGGTGGCGATGCGTGCCATCTCGCGCAGCGACTTGTAGAAGTAGGCGGTGCCGACCAGGCGCCTGTCCTCCTCGGGGTTGGATCCGAACGGTGACGCGTGGTCCCCGTACTGCTCGACGCTCATGATCCCGTCGTCGAGCAGGGACTCCATGAAGTCCATGTACCTGGTGAGGAACTCGTAGTGATCGGTCAGCACGGTGCGGTCGCCGTAGTCGGTGTACAGCGACCAGACCAGGGCCGGAAGCACTCCGGTCCAAGCAGCGGAGATGCTGGTGGAGCGGGAGTCGTTCGGCCATGGGGCGACGACGGTCACCCTCCCGAGCCCTCGCGCGCGGTCGTCACTCCGGTTCTGTGCGGTGTCGACCTGGTTGTCCTCGAAATCGTCCAGCCACTTCTTGAAGAAGGCGGCCATGTCGAAGTTGTAGAGCATCGTCGGCAGCGCCACGTGCGCGTCACCGGACCAGCCGCGCCGCTCGAAGGTCGGGCTGTCAGTCGGCATGCCGTGCAGGTTGTTGAGGATGGTGGCACGCATCGCGTGGTGGATCCGGCCGTAGAACTCGTTGGACGACTCGAAGTCGCCGACCGAGTCGACGGCGTTGTGGACCTCGCGGCCCGTGATGGTGTCGGTGGTCGGCGGCTCAAGCAGGCCCTCCACCTGGACGTACCGGAAACCGGTGTAGCTGAACGAGGGCTCCCAGACCTCCGTGCCCTGGCCGTCGAGGATGTAGATGTCGAGCTGCCCGGCCGCGTCGCTGCGGTCGGGGTCGTAGTGCCCGAGATTGCTCACCGTCCCGTCGTCGTTCAGCTCCTCGCCGTACAGCATTCTGACCTCGGTGCCGGCCGCACCGGAGACCGACAGCCTGGCCCAGCCGGCCGTCGTCCGGCCCATGTCGAACACGTGGACACCGGGATTCGGCTCCGTGATGCGCACCGGCTCGACGTCGGTCGCCGTCACAGGGGGGATCGACTGCGCCCGAACCAGCGGCGCCGGCGGCGAGAGGACCGCGGCGCTCGACCAGTTCGCCGCCTCGTAGGCGGGCGTCGCCCAACCCGGCTGCTCGCGCCGGGCGTCGTAGGTCTCGCCGGTGGCGATGTTGTCGTAGACGGTCGGCCCCTCGGTCACCCGCCAGCTTCCGTCCGAGGCCACCGTCTGGGTGGTGCCGTCGGTGTATTCGACCTCCAGCTGCAGCAGCAGCTTGGTGTCGTCGACGAAATCCGCGCCCCCGGCCGGGACGACGAACCCGAGGTGACCTCGGCCCAGCTCGGCGCCGATCGCGTTGGCACCCGGCCTGAGCTGGTCGGTCACGTCGTGGGTCGAGTACAGCACCCGCCTGTTGTAGTCGGTGAACGCCGGATCCAGGTGACGGTCACCGATCCGCTCACCGTTGAGGAAGTAGTTGCCGTATCCGAGCCCGCTCACGTAGAGCCGTGCACGGCTGACCGGCTTGGTGACGGTGAACTCCTGGCGAAGCAGCGGTGCCGGCGGATGGGTCGGCCGAAGCCGAACCTGGTTCGGCCATGGCCCCTCCCCGTAGGCCGCGACCTCGAGCGCCTCGGACCAGCCGGAGTCGTCGAAACCCGGCCGGTTCCAGCCCGGCTCGTTCTGCTGCGACACTGGCCAGGACGAGTCCGTCAGGACCTCGACGCGCTGACCGCCGGTCAGCTCGACGACGAGTTTGGCGACCAGGCCCGCCGGGCCGACGTACCGGTTGCGGGCCAACACCGCCAGGGTGTTGGACCCAGGGGTCAGCAGGTCGGCCAGGTCGACCTCGATGGCCATGCGACCGCCGAAGACCCTCGAGTGCGAGCGGGCGGCTTCCGTGCCGTTGACGTACAACACGAACGTGTCATCCGCGGCGAGGACCATCACGGCCCGCTCCACGGATTGCGCCGGCAACTCCACCGTCCGGCGGAAGTAGCGCGTGCCGGCGGGCACCGAGCTCGCCGGATCGCCCTCGGGGTTCCAGATCCAGGAGGCCCCGGCCGGATTGTCGGGCCCCTCGGGCATACCGATCCACTCGGCCTCCCAGTCGGACTCGTCGAGCAGCCCCATCTCCCACCAGGACGTGTCGCTCCACCCCGACCGATCACCGTCGCCGTCGGCCACCTGGACCCGCCAGAAATATCGTCCGCCGGACCCCAGATCCGGACCTGCGTACGCGACGTTGACCGACTGCGACGACGACACCCAGCCGGAGTCCCAGACGTCCGGCCGGTCTCGGGTCAGCCGATCCGCCGTGGACGCCACCTGGAGCCGATAGGCGCCCTGCACCTGTGCTCGCTCCGAGGACTCCAGCACCCAGCTCAGGAGGGGATGCGGCTCATCGATTCCCAGCGGCTCGTGCGCATACTCCACCGTCAGGTCGGCCACGGCGATGTCCGGGGTCGCAGCTGCCGGCGGCTGCGGCAGTTGCGGGATCGACGCCAGGAACAGCGCCGCCAGCACCGGTACGACGAATGATCGGTGTCGAAGCATGATGCCTCCGGGTGGTCACATCCAGGAGCTACCGAACGATCGTGGAAGGTCAGCTGGTCGTCTGCGGCGCCAGCAGCGCGAGATCGACGGTGGCCGCGAGTCGTTCCCGGCCGGCGTCGGTGTGGTGCAGGTGGTCGCCCTTGTCGTAGGCCGGCAGCAGCCGCGTGGGGTCGGCGGGGTCGCGCAGCGCGGCGTCGAAGTCGATGACGCCGTCGAACGCCTCGTCGGTGCGGAGGAACGCGTTGACCTCCTGGCGCACCGTCTCCTTCGCCGGCGTGTAGGCGGACGCCCCGCCGAACGGCGTCAGCGTGCCGACGACGACCCGCAGCCCGCGTGCGTGCGCCCGCTCGGCGATCTCGCGGTAGCCGTCGATCAGCGGCGCCGACGTCGTCACGCTGCGGGACACGTCGTTGATGCCCTGGAAGAGCAGGACGGTGTGCACGCCCGGCTGGTCCAGGGCGTCGCGGTCCAGCCGGTCGAGCGTGCGCGGGCCGTAGTCGTCGAAGAGGATCCGGTTCCCCGACATCCCGGCGTTGAGCACCCCCGACTGCTCCGCCTCCGGCAGCTCCAGGATCCGGCGGGCCAGGTGGTCGGGCCAGCGCAGGTTGGTGTCGGGCACGTCGCCGCCGCCGTCGGTCAGCGAGTCTCCGACGACGGCGATCGCGCCGGCGGCCTCGGTGTCGTCGAAGGAGACGCGGTCCAGCCAGAACCAGTGCTCCAGCTCGTCGGTGAAGGCCGCTCCCCCGGCCTCGGTGGCGTGCCGGCCGCCGGCCAGGTAGGTCGTCGCCGTCGGCCGCAGGTGCCCGGAGACCGTCTGCACCGACCCGGGCACGTACGCGCTGACGACGACGTCCGAGGCCGGTGCCCAGGAGCCGGGAACCGGGTCGCTGACCACCGAGCCGCCGGCCGGCACCGTCACCGTCGCCCGGCCGCCGAACGTGACCGGCCGGATGCTGCCGTCGACCACCGCGGCGCCGTCCTGCTGCGCGCCCACCGTCACCTCGCCGAACGTGACTGGGGTGAGGCCGAAGGCGTTGGTGAGCCGGATCCGCAGATCGTCGCCGCCGATGCTGGTGCGCACGACCATGCGCACGGTCTGGTTCTCGATCCGCACGTCCTCGAGCAGCGACGACGACGCCGCCCACGTGCCGGTGCCCGGGTGCGGCGGTTCCTCGACGACCGGGGCGAACCGCACGGCGTCGCCGCGCGCGTTCCCCGGAGCGTCGCCGACGGTCAGCGTGACCGAGCCGAGCTGGTCCTCGGTGAACTCGTACTCCCCGAGCGAGACCCAGCGCCCGCCGTCGGCCCGCTGGTCGAGCACGGTGTCGGACTCGCCGCCGGCGTGCGTCACCGTGAAGGTGGCGGCCGGCGTGCTGTTGGTGTGCAACGGGAACCAGACCGACACGTCGTAGGTGCCGTCCAGCAGCTTCGCGGACCAGGTGGCGGTCGAGCCGTCCGTCGCACTGAAGCGGGACCTGGAGCCGTCGAACCCGGCCAGGGCGCTGCCGGCCCACGCGCCGGTCTCGGCGTAGGCCGGCGTCTCCGGATCGCAGGTCGCCGGCGCCCCCTCGTCGGTGACCGTGACGACCGCGCGGCCGCCGTCGGGGGCGGTGACGACCACCGGCTCGGATCCCGGCCCGGCGCCGACGGTGTTCACCGCAGCGACGGTGTACGTGCCGGCCGCCCGGTCCAGGCCGCCGAGGCCCAGGGACGTGCCGGTCGTGCTGCCGATCAGACCCTCGGCGCACGTGGCGGCGCCGGTCACCTCGACGAGGTACGCACGGGCATCGGGCACCGGGTCCCAGCTCAGGGTGACCTGGCCGTCGTCGCCGGTCTCGGCGGACACTCCGGCCGGCGCCGCCGCCGGGGCCGCGGTCTCGACCGGCAGCGAGTGCTGGGCCCGGCCGCCGCCGCTGAGCACGTAGTCGTGCCCGGGCTC
This genomic window contains:
- a CDS encoding NEW3 domain-containing protein, which encodes MSAPLRRLAGLVLAAVLPVAAVAGPAPSAVAATPAADAVAPIDWDRFDAGLPGDAQAERTRAILLNSSEYTLRTWFPARYGAQTGEYLDLGGVGEGHIRPPGSAALGLATVLATGAYDAAATGVPEEQAREVAVRLITSIAYRHEANSAGGWGTEWQSALWAFNAAFGGWLLWDDLSGADRERLARMVRAEADVFLDYTVPYYQRPDGTVVTPGDSKAEENAWNAAFLNLAVAMMPANPNVAVWQDKALELMISAYSRPGDQLEDTEVNGKPLSDWLNGSNIFADGTLVNHSRIHPDYFTSIANSVGAPLAYALAGRDTPRAALHNAGVVYEALADHVFAAPPNAAPGGTIYVRDAAGAATADVYYPQGNDWGTSRQMHFLLLDTLADSYGFDAGSDVPAADWAAAHAQRVLDMQARFDDGRTYGAASEDTYSGREQWVALLAARTYLTHWLDHNTDVAFTNQAFPVRPGDRPGATLTLAAAASYPRGVATPLSVTVRSTSAAPLNRLAIDLELPDGWTATPASGSAAGGVLAPGATATVTWQVTAPADDTTPGAATLGVTARYRHYGTERELGQTKAVAVPPGVNVALGRPVTVSSQLRANTGGALAVDGGFADASRWLSAESDAAPWLVVDLGRPVDIAEVDVYSGYVNTNHDPTTTLKDFTVEVRTPAGWQQLAAFTGNVDHRVVADGAGVTGDQVRLSITDPSGSTIDVTRVFEVEVYEEGS
- a CDS encoding family 78 glycoside hydrolase catalytic domain, whose amino-acid sequence is MLRHRSFVVPVLAALFLASIPQLPQPPAAATPDIAVADLTVEYAHEPLGIDEPHPLLSWVLESSERAQVQGAYRLQVASTADRLTRDRPDVWDSGWVSSSQSVNVAYAGPDLGSGGRYFWRVQVADGDGDRSGWSDTSWWEMGLLDESDWEAEWIGMPEGPDNPAGASWIWNPEGDPASSVPAGTRYFRRTVELPAQSVERAVMVLAADDTFVLYVNGTEAARSHSRVFGGRMAIEVDLADLLTPGSNTLAVLARNRYVGPAGLVAKLVVELTGGQRVEVLTDSSWPVSQQNEPGWNRPGFDDSGWSEALEVAAYGEGPWPNQVRLRPTHPPAPLLRQEFTVTKPVSRARLYVSGLGYGNYFLNGERIGDRHLDPAFTDYNRRVLYSTHDVTDQLRPGANAIGAELGRGHLGFVVPAGGADFVDDTKLLLQLEVEYTDGTTQTVASDGSWRVTEGPTVYDNIATGETYDARREQPGWATPAYEAANWSSAAVLSPPAPLVRAQSIPPVTATDVEPVRITEPNPGVHVFDMGRTTAGWARLSVSGAAGTEVRMLYGEELNDDGTVSNLGHYDPDRSDAAGQLDIYILDGQGTEVWEPSFSYTGFRYVQVEGLLEPPTTDTITGREVHNAVDSVGDFESSNEFYGRIHHAMRATILNNLHGMPTDSPTFERRGWSGDAHVALPTMLYNFDMAAFFKKWLDDFEDNQVDTAQNRSDDRARGLGRVTVVAPWPNDSRSTSISAAWTGVLPALVWSLYTDYGDRTVLTDHYEFLTRYMDFMESLLDDGIMSVEQYGDHASPFGSNPEEDRRLVGTAYFYKSLREMARIATVLGNTADAEHYTTVADHVRDRFNAVYFDEDDGYYDTFEGFEYKQTSNAVPIAFGLVPEAHQASVVQSLVDDIEARGWHLNTGILGTSVLLPVLSEHGHHDIAHRLAGQTTEPSWGHWIENGATTIPSRWPIRPGSNNHYMLGTVDEWFYSHVAGISPDPSGPGYERFVVRPYPGGVDEAKTTYESIRGEIETEWEHADGTFALEVTIPVNATATVHVPTSDAGSVTEGRRPADRADGVRFVEERDGCAVYEVGSGKYRFRSDL